TCGTTCTTCAACGATAAGAACGGCAACATCACCAAGGACCTTCTGGACATCCTAGTGGAGGCCAAACAGGAAGTGCCCTCCTGGCTGGAGAGCCTGGCCTATGAACACCAGCACAAGAGCAACACCCGCGGACGCTCCAAGAGgtacacacatacttacacacacacctacataaaGGAGCAGAAGTACAAGGGTTTGGAGACATTCACTATCTTAATCACTGACTCATCCTCTCTGTTTAGGTTCACCTCTGGTGGCTTCGGAGCCAGGGACTACCGTCAGACCAGTGGCGGCGGCAGCACTGGAGGGTTCGGGGGTCGCGGTGGACGCCAGCCCGGTGGACATGGAGGAAACCGTGGATTCGGTGGCGGCGGTAAATATCAGTTAAATCCTCACACTGGAGCAACATTTGGGTGTAAATATTACTGTTGGTCTATCCCACAATTCTTAGGACACATCCAAGAGTTAGTGTTTAATTCCAACCATGCTCACAGTCCTTATACTCCTAACACtgtcctgaccccccccccccccacatcacaGGTGGCTTTGGAGGTAACTTCTACAGCAGTGACGGCTATGGAGGAAACTACTCTCATCAGGGGGGAGTGGACTGGTGGGGCAACTAAACATCCCTCCAAACCTATCCCCCTCTACCTACACCTCCTTCCCCCACCATCGCAGTGGGTCGCGCCACGCCAAACTCACTGATAAGGAAACCACATGTGTAACCTAAGCCAGACTATATAAACCCCCGTGTAGCTTCCAAACAGACTGCAGTACATTACCAGCTGTGATTCTCTGACCGCTTTTCCAAAAAATGGAGCTGAGAGACGGGGGACCGAGAGGACAGCTGACCAAGAGGAAAGCTGGAGCCACTGAGCGATTCCTAAAGAAACATGGCACCGCCAGGCTCTGGAATCATCGTGTGGTCACCCGTAGTGACTATAGCGTATTTAGGATCTTGGGACTTGcagttattttttttctttcattaCAACTGCTTTTTCTTTCTTTGTAACAAAACAAACTGAGGatcatttgtttgtaaatgtacTGTGCCTTTAACAATTAGATTGTTTTATCTGTATTTTCTTTTAAGTGTCATAACTGGCTAAAACCTGGCCAACAAGaactaaattatatattttttgttttgggGTTTAaccgttgttttgttattttattcGGAAGGAAAACAAAATAAGCTTGAACTAAATATCAAACCTTGGCAAACACTGAGATGACATGACTTTTGAGTGAGTCATTTGTCCATTTGAGCTTCAAATTTGTCACAGGGTAATCTGATGGCTCAAACTAGCTCCGACCGCATGTTGCAGCCATCCTATGAGAATTCCACTATAGGTTTTCAAACCCTTGTGTGACAAAAGTGCACTTCAAGGGGAAAAAAGAGTTCAAAATATTTTTCGCTCACTCTATCCTGGAGAGGAATATGGTAGTCTTCACTAAATGAGCCATTCCAGTTGTACGATTTTAAAATTGAATATTTAAATGGTATGTCCATACATACAAGCTGTTTGAGCAAGTCGATGCTCAAAAGTTCAGTTCCCCACTTACAAATTGACTTGGCATTGTGGCACCTAGTGAAGCAACTTCTTCTAGCTGCCTGGTGGGTGAATTTAGTTTTTGATTGAGCTTTTTTACTTAAACATTTTGGAGGATGGCAATTGACAAATATCCATCCTTCTGAGAGAATGTTTCTTAAAATTGTCAATTCTAAAACAGCGCTTGCCATATAGAAAGTGAAGTTCGAATGGTTGCCATAGGACCACACAGTAACCTGGGTGGCTTTGCTCTTTGTCAAGGCCATCCTGGGATGAAATACGCATGcaagtgttgttgttttttggtcAAGGAGTTAAAAAAAATGCAAAAGGAAATTCTGCAGCAGGCTTTTATTTCATTACAAAATGTCGTTCTCTTACACCTTTTAATTTAGTTCTCTTTTTCAAGCTGCGTTCGAATCCGAAGGACATTCTCGGGTTAACTGTAAAAAGACACAAGCGCTTCCTCCTCGGAGAGCGTAGGAAGATCAAAAGTTAAGGGTCAGCAATGTACAGGCGAGCAAACTGAATTGCACACGTAGCAAAGAGTGATGGGAAGTGCAGTTTATTTACCAGTGCACCAATTTAAGAGGCAATGAGGTTTTCCTGTGTATGCTGGCTGGTGAATCTAGCCCACGCCACCCGGCCAAAGACGGGGGTGCTTTATCTATCCTTCATTTCTGACAGAACCAATGCAGCTATTCTTCCCTTTGTAGGGTTGGGCCGCCTTGGTGTATTATGTAAAACCACTGGCCAGTTTACTACTATAGCTGGCATCCAGGCTTCCTCCTTATATAGGAGGGAGGCCCAACGTTGGCaagataaaatggcattttaaGTGCAATAGGTATATATTCTCAGTGTCTGTTGTGCCTTGACATTTGAATCAATAACAGTGAGGTGGTGGTTATGAAGCAGATGCACTGACGGTATTGTGTTAACTTCAGATTGAATGGTGCTACCTAAGTTAGGTCTAGGCCCCTTTGTGATGTTACTTAACGGCCATCAAGTttttcaaaaaaaacattttattgcACATCTAGAGTTTTATATAAATGTCTTGAGTGTGTGTCCTTAAAGCTTCCGAATTTTGTGTGTGAGGAGATTGTGAAAAACGCAGCTTGTTTACGAAAGGGGAAGGGTTATCACTATTTAAACCAGGATTTATTTGGGACCAGGGGTTAGTTCAGTAGCAGTCTGAGAATTGAGCTATTTGCACACAGATTACTAGATTCTACTTTTGCTGCTAGTTTGTGTAATTTATTAagcatttttgagaaatatttatttttataagCCTAAAGTGATAGTTTAAGAAACTTGACCAAAAGACAGTACAAAAACACTGGCACTTGAATGTTGAATGTCACCGGTATGCGTGGAAATTTATATTTTTCGGGGTAGTGTGAGCTTTTTAATGTCAGTCATATTGGACTCAATCAAAATCCACACCTGTTACTTCTAGCAGTACTGGCCACATGGCCACATGGCCACACCGTCTAATCAACCTTAACGTTTAATTGGCGAACAAAATTTGAAACAAACAACCAATGCCAAGGTTTGGATAAAAGTGATAACATTTTCTAAAAAATATTGTACCAGTGCAAGAAGTGTCCAGATTCTCTCCAATTCAATTAGCTTTTCCTTGTTTTTGAGGGTTTTTTTTCCTTCCCCCAGCGAATGTCTGGCACATGGCAATCTTAAGGAAAAAAAACATGTGGTTCTGCTCTGTTGTTGTATTTGCATATTTGGGCCTCCGTGTGTTCTGTGGAGTGTGTGGTGAGTCTTACAGTAACATTGGCTGACTGAGTCTGAAAAGTAAAGGTTTGGATGAAACGTATGAATGGAAATGTGAAGCTGCAGAGAAGAGGGGTTGGAGAGCTTTCGGCTGGCCAGACACTCCCCTGAACGCCACTGAAGTCGCCCACTAGTTTGTATTTGCTTTATGTACTAGTTTAGAGGCTGTGCCCTGCACGAGAAAACACCTGTGCATTTATTGTATGATTTTACCAAAATTAAAAGTTGACTTGCAAATACTTAACCAACTTTTGTATTTTGTCTTTGCATATCATGTGTCCGGAGTTTAATATTCAACATTCAAGCCTGCTCTATAAAGTTATTTATTGACTAtgataaatacactgctcaaaaaaataaagggaacaattaaacaacacaatgtaactccaagtcaatcacacttctgtgaaatcaaactgtccacttaggaagcaacactgattgacaataaatttcacatgctgttgtgcaaatgggagatggaaattataggcaattagcaagacacccccaataaaggagtggttctgcaggtggtgaccacagaccacttctcagttcctatgcttcctggctgatgttttggtcacttttgaatgctggcggtgctttcactctagtggtagcatgagacggagtctacaacccacacaagtggctcaggtagtgcagctcatccaggatggcacatcaatgcgagctgtggcaagaaggtttgctgtgtctgtcagcgtagtgtccagagcatggaggcgctaccagaggacaggccagtacatcaggagacgtggaggaggccgtaggagggcaacaacccagcagcaagaccgctacctccgcctatgtgcaaggaggagcactgccagagccctgtaaaatgacctccagcaggccacaaatgtgcatgtgtctgctcaaatggtcagaaacagactccatgagggtggtatgagggcccgatgttcacaggtgggggttgtgcttacagcccaacaccgtgcaggaagtttggcatttgccagagaacaccaagattggcaaatttgccactggcgccctgtgctcttcacagatgaaagcaggttcacactgagcacgtgacagacgtgacagagtctggagacgctgtggagaacgttctgctgcctgcaacatcctccagcatgaccggtttggcggtgggtcagtcatggtgtggggtggcatttctttggggggccgcacagccctacatgggctcgccagaggtagcctgactgccattaggtaccgagatgagatcctcagaccccttgtgagaccatatgctggtgcggttggccctgggttcctcctaatgcaagacaatgctagacctcatgtggctggagtgtgtcagcagttcctgcaagaggaaggcattgatgctatggactggcccgcccgtttcccagacctgaatccaattgagcacatctgggacatgttgcaccacagactgtccaggagttggcggatgctttagtccaggtctgggaggagatccctcaggagaccatccgccacctcatcaggagcatgcccaggagTTGTagagaggtcatacaggcacgtggaggccacacacactactgagcctcattttgatttgttttaaggacattacatcaaagttggatcagcctgtagtgtggttttccactttaattttgagtgtgactccaaatccagacctccatgggttgataaatttgatttccattgataagtgttgtgtgattttgttgtcagcacattcaactatgtaaagaaaaaagtatttaataagaatatttcattcattcagatctaggatgtgttattttagtgttccctttatttttttgagcagtgtatattacactCCACCTTCATtagtaaaacatttataaaaataagTGTTCCCTTGCACACCCACAGTGATTGAGATGATGGTTTGACTAGTGGAGGTCAACAACCCTAATTAAGATTGATTAATtgaaccagatgtgttaatacagggctggaacaaaagaCAGCAcaccctgtagctctccaggaacacggTTGGTGACCACGAATACAGGAAGAGGATCTATGTGGTTATTGGTCTCTGGTATCGAGCTCAAAGGTAATTGGTTTGACATCTGGCCAGAAGTCTGGATTCTCTTGGTACCATTTGACTGTAAAACAAATGGAGAGGACACTTTAGAGATTCACCCCTTGTGCTAAAATATATATGAAAGTCAATCTAAGGAATCCATAGAGTAACGTGTTCATGTACTGTACCTGTCCTTCTGATGCCCTCTGACCATGACACTGCAGGCTTCCAGCCCAGCCTCCACAGCTTCTCACAGTTCACAGGGTACCTCAGGTCAACCACTGGCCTTGGGTGGGTGAGAGGTTCAACAATGTCAGTGTCTTAGGAGCCAATCACACAGCCTGCCTTTCTCACGCTGGTTTCCATGGCAAAGACATGCTCAAAGGAAGTAAAGGCTCTGAAATGTGTTTAGTGTGATCCCCTTATACTTCACTCACCGGTCAGGCACAAActccagccagtcatccagttCTGCATCAGGTACATGCCTGACCTGTAATACACACTATTAGCAGATGTCTTTCAGTGGCTCAGTAAAGAGGACTACAGAGTGACCAGACACACACTTCACCCACCATCTTGATAAGTTCTCTGGCTAGTTGAATGATGGATATCCTACCATCTTGATAAGTTCTCTGGCTAGCTGAATGATGGATATCCTACCATCTTGATAAGTTCTCTGGCTAGTTGAATGATGGATATCCTACCATCTTGATAAGTTCTCTGGCTAGTTGAATGATGGGTATCTTAAAATCTTGATAAGTTCTCTGGCTAGTTGAATGATGGATATCCTACCCTCTTGATAAGTTATCTGGCAAGTTGAATGATGGACATCCTACCATCTTGATAAGTTCTCTGGCTAGTTGAATGATGGATATCTCGAAGTCGGTCCCGATGTTGTAGGTTTCTCCCACCACTCCCCTCTCCAGGATGGTGTGGAATGCTTCAATGGCATCATCCACGTACAGGAAGTGGCGAGATTGGGGGCTGGTCCCTTGGATGGTACTGTGGCAGAGAGGAGCATGGGATATGTAGGCTTTATTTGAAACAATAACATATGAAGTAAAACATGCACACATAGTCTGGGATGATGTCAGTGCTCTCTTAAAGTCTAAGTATTTACCATTTTTTGTTCAGCTGAAGGAAGGACACGAATTTTGGAATGACctggggaaaaaaaaaaaaactttgttgTGCTGCAaacccgttaacgggatgatatgacaacagccagtgaaagtgcagggcgccaaattcaaacagaaatctcataattaaaattcctcaaacatagatgtatcttatacaattttaaaggtaatcttgttgttaatctcaccaaagtgtccgatttcaaatagtctttacagcgaaagcaccacaaacgattatgttaggtcaccgcaaaatcacagtcatttttccagccaaagacaggagtcacaaaaagcagaaagagataaaatgaatcactaacctttgatgatcttcatcagatgacactaataagacttcatgttacacaatacatatatgttttgtttgaaaaagttcatatttatatccaaaaacctcagtttacattggcgccatattcagaaatgcctccaaaatatccggagaaattgcagagagccatgtcaaataacataaatactcatcataaactttgatgaaagatacatgttttacatagaattaaagatacacttgttcttaatgcaaacgctgtgtcagatttcaaaagctttagggcaaaagcacaatattcaataatctgagaacagcgttcagccacaaaaggaagccatacagttacccgccaaattgtgcagtcaacaaaactcataaaaagcattataaatcttcacttacctttgctgatcttcttcggaatgcactcccaagaCTCCCACaaaaaatgtttgatttgttcggtaatgtccatcatttatgtccaaatagctatttttgttagagtgtttggtaaacaaatccaaagtcaggaagcgcattcactaaaagcagacgaaatgtcaaaaagttccgtaacagtcagtagaaacatgtcaaacgatgtattgaatcaatctttagaatgtttttaacataaatcttcagtaacgttccaaccggagaattacattgacttcagatgtgcgatggaacagagatccctctcatgtgaacgcgcatggtcaggtcatgatataccttactaattcctgtctccttcggccccacttcacagtagaggcatcagacaaggttctacagactgttgacatctagtggaagccgtaggaagtgcaaacacatccatatcccactgtgtattcaatagggtcttggttgaaaatcgaccaacctcagaattcccacttcctgattggattttttctcaggtttttgccagccatatgagttctgttatactcacagacatcattcaaacagttttagaaattttcagagtgttttctttccaatacgaataataatatgcatatattagcaactgggactgaggagcaggcagtttactatgggcacctctgtgcacctttcatcacagctactcaatactgcccctgcagccataagaagttaaaagacCAGACACACAACAGAAATATATAGAACTGTGGTTCACAACCAGGGTTACTAGGACCCCtaggggtacttgagaagactcatgaaaCCATAGggttactggtaaaatgcacattaGGGGGTACTTCAGAggtactccgggcagagcaaaattcagttggtggtacagtaaccgaaaaaggttgggaaccactgatatAGAATATAGATACTATATTGACCTTCTCCAAGTACTGTCTGGGTCCATATACATTATTGCTCCTTGTTATTATAACAGGAAactgaaagaaagagaaaaatattaatacaaaataatacaaaaatgtgTACATGCCTCACAGAAAAACTTGGTTATAACTGTGGTATGTCTGTTGACAGTATTTACTACCTTGTGTCTCTCCCTGTAGGACAATACAAGACACTCAGCAGCTGCTTTAGACACAGAGTATGGGTTGTTGGGTCTTCTTGGGCTGGTTTCATCTAATTCCTACATGGGGGTAAAAGAGACCGCTTTTAACACCGGGGACTGACAGTGCTGCAGACAAAGAACCTTAAAAAGTGGCAAAAGAAGTTGAGAAGTGGCACTCAAAAACTTGGAGCTCAAATGTAAATGTGGCATACACCTTACAAAAAGTTATGATAATTATGTCAGGATATCAGTGAAAATGATATGAGTGGACTGACCTTATAAAGACTCTCTCCGTACACCTCATCTGTACTAATGTAAATAAACTTCTCCACCTTGGCCTCAAAAGCTGCTTTCAGTAGCACCCTTGTCCCCTCCACGTTCACCGTGTGGTATCTGGACGGCCAAACGAAGGACGTCTCTGAAAAGGGGGCACAGAAACATATGGATGAATGTCTTGCTCTATGGGTCACTGAGTGTTGTCAACAAGGCCTTTGATTGTTTtggcatggtaacaacacaatcTAAACAGTAAAACGTAATTTCTTACCAACATGTGTTTGAGCCGCAAAGTGAAAGACGATGTCGATATTTTCTGTGGCAAAGATGTGGTTTACCAAGCGTGGATTGCATATATCCCCCTGTTAAAGAAAAGGGACAAACCATGACACATATTCAAGCTAACAGTCTTTatgattttttatatttttattttttacaataaacaaaaacatacatagacaaaaacaataaacaacttaACATTCATACATTTCCAAACATTAATCACATCCTACTTACTCAGACCCAAATGTTTCCACCGTAACCACACCATATGTTGTTTGTAATGCTTTTAAGACAATGCCCCATATGACTTCAAATTGTGTTCTTTTGTTTCTGTCCTAGACAGATTTTTTTCAATATGtaaataataaagcatttgattctTCCATTCTCTTAAAGTTGGAGTATCATTTGACTGCCAGTGTTAAAGTAATAGTTTATTCAATATAATTGTCCAACCCATTCGGTATCTCACCGCACCCCtctatgccatgtcttgaaatatgcagaaagACGGATTAAAAGTAAACTTACATTGTACAACTTCTGACAACTAGCTTTATAACTTCACCCATAACTTTTGGAACATAGCACTCCCAGAAGGCATGAATTATTGAGTCAttattagttttacacttaagaca
This genomic stretch from Salvelinus fontinalis isolate EN_2023a chromosome 41, ASM2944872v1, whole genome shotgun sequence harbors:
- the LOC129840628 gene encoding dTDP-D-glucose 4,6-dehydratase-like isoform X1, which gives rise to MDFVKTVLVTGGAGFIGSHFVCSLVNRHPDWRIINFDNLDYCSNLRNLESIEENENYTFIRGDICNPRLVNHIFATENIDIVFHFAAQTHVETSFVWPSRYHTVNVEGTRVLLKAAFEAKVEKFIYISTDEVYGESLYKELDETSPRRPNNPYSVSKAAAECLVLSYRERHKFPVIITRSNNVYGPRQYLEKVIPKFVSFLQLNKKCTIQGTSPQSRHFLYVDDAIEAFHTILERGVVGETYNIGTDFEISIIQLARELIKMVRHVPDAELDDWLEFVPDRPVVDLRYPVNCEKLWRLGWKPAVSWSEGIRRTVKWYQENPDFWPDVKPITFELDTRDQ
- the LOC129840628 gene encoding dTDP-D-glucose 4,6-dehydratase-like isoform X2 translates to MDFVKTVLVTGGAGFIGSHFVCSLVNRHPDWRIINFDNGDICNPRLVNHIFATENIDIVFHFAAQTHVETSFVWPSRYHTVNVEGTRVLLKAAFEAKVEKFIYISTDEVYGESLYKELDETSPRRPNNPYSVSKAAAECLVLSYRERHKFPVIITRSNNVYGPRQYLEKVIPKFVSFLQLNKKCTIQGTSPQSRHFLYVDDAIEAFHTILERGVVGETYNIGTDFEISIIQLARELIKMVRHVPDAELDDWLEFVPDRPVVDLRYPVNCEKLWRLGWKPAVSWSEGIRRTVKWYQENPDFWPDVKPITFELDTRDQ